One Bosea sp. 124 genomic window, TTCTCGAGCGCGAGATAGAAGAAGGCTGCCGTCCCGAACGCCGTCACCAGCGTGCCCAGCCAGCCGTAATGGCCCTGAAAACGCATCGTGAAGACGAGATAGAGGATCGTCGCGACATACATGCCGAGCGTGGCGCTGAGCACCACGAAGGCGATGAGCGGCAGCAGGAAGGACAGCACCCGCCTGCCACGCTCGCGATCGAGAAACTCCTCAGCCAGCCACTCGGCACCGGCGAAGCGCCTTGCCGCCGTGAAGACCAGCGTGCCCAGGCTCGCCAGCGCGACCAGCCCGCCCGTGTAGAACGGAAACGCGCCGGGCTGC contains:
- a CDS encoding tripartite tricarboxylate transporter TctB family protein — translated: MITRFWAEIATALATLVFGLVIVKGALEFGIGWDSSGPQPGAFPFYTGGLVALASLGTLVFTAARRFAGAEWLAEEFLDRERGRRVLSFLLPLIAFVVLSATLGMYVATILYLVFTMRFQGHYGWLGTLVTAFGTAAFFYLALEKFFQISLLKGPLEPLLGL